From the genome of Brienomyrus brachyistius isolate T26 chromosome 8, BBRACH_0.4, whole genome shotgun sequence, one region includes:
- the cldn19 gene encoding claudin-19 isoform X3 yields MANSGFQLLGYFLALGGWIGIISTTALPQWKQSSYAGDAIITAVGLYEGLWMSCASQSTGQVQCKVFDSMLSLDVHIQTCRALMVVSVLMGFIAIIVSVVGMKCTRVGDNNPLTKSRIAVSGGVLFLLAGLCTLVSVSWYATQVSHQFFNPNTPVNARPNVKSSPPDKGEQYL; encoded by the exons ATGGCTAATTCTGGATTCCAGCTTTTGGGGTACTTCTTAGCACTTGGAGGGTGGATTGGCATCATCTCAACCACAGCGCTGCCACAATGGAAGCAATCATCTTATGCTGGGGATGCCATTATTACAGCAGTTGGGCTATATGAAGGCCTTTGGATGTCCTGTGCTTcccagagcactgggcaggtgCAGTGCAAAGTCTTCGATTCAATGTTGTCATTAGATG TGCATATCCAGACATGCCGGGCTCTGATGGTAGTTTCTGTTCTGATGGGGTTCATCGCCATCATCGTCAGTGTGGTAGGAATGAAGTGCACCAGAGTTGGAGACAACAACCCGCTGACCAAGAGCCGCATCGCTGTCTCCGGCGGGGTGCTCTTCCTGCTCGCCG GGCTGTGTACACTGGTGTCAGTATCCTGGTATGCTACACAAGTGTCCCATCAGTTTTTTAATCCCAACACACCTGTAAATGCCAG ACCAAATGTAAAAAGTTCTCCACCAGACAAAGGAGAGCAGTACTTGTAG
- the cldn19 gene encoding claudin-19 isoform X1 has translation MANSGFQLLGYFLALGGWIGIISTTALPQWKQSSYAGDAIITAVGLYEGLWMSCASQSTGQVQCKVFDSMLSLDVHIQTCRALMVVSVLMGFIAIIVSVVGMKCTRVGDNNPLTKSRIAVSGGVLFLLAGLCTLVSVSWYATQVSHQFFNPNTPVNARYEFGSALFVGWAAASLTMLGGSFLCCSCPNEERRGQQYYRQSQPSTAREPNVKSSPPDKGEQYL, from the exons ATGGCTAATTCTGGATTCCAGCTTTTGGGGTACTTCTTAGCACTTGGAGGGTGGATTGGCATCATCTCAACCACAGCGCTGCCACAATGGAAGCAATCATCTTATGCTGGGGATGCCATTATTACAGCAGTTGGGCTATATGAAGGCCTTTGGATGTCCTGTGCTTcccagagcactgggcaggtgCAGTGCAAAGTCTTCGATTCAATGTTGTCATTAGATG TGCATATCCAGACATGCCGGGCTCTGATGGTAGTTTCTGTTCTGATGGGGTTCATCGCCATCATCGTCAGTGTGGTAGGAATGAAGTGCACCAGAGTTGGAGACAACAACCCGCTGACCAAGAGCCGCATCGCTGTCTCCGGCGGGGTGCTCTTCCTGCTCGCCG GGCTGTGTACACTGGTGTCAGTATCCTGGTATGCTACACAAGTGTCCCATCAGTTTTTTAATCCCAACACACCTGTAAATGCCAG GTATGAGTTTGGTTCTGCGCTTTTTGTTGGCTGGGCGGCAGCCAGCCTGACCATGTTAGGGGGGTCCTTCCTGTGCTGCTCTTGTCCTAATGAGGAGAGAAGAGGGCAGCAGTATTACCGACAATCACAGCCCTCCACAGCCAGGGA ACCAAATGTAAAAAGTTCTCCACCAGACAAAGGAGAGCAGTACTTGTAG
- the cldn19 gene encoding claudin-19 isoform X2, with product MANSGFQLLGYFLALGGWIGIISTTALPQWKQSSYAGDAIITAVGLYEGLWMSCASQSTGQVQCKVFDSMLSLDVHIQTCRALMVVSVLMGFIAIIVSVVGMKCTRVGDNNPLTKSRIAVSGGVLFLLAGLCTLVSVSWYATQVSHQFFNPNTPVNARYEFGSALFVGWAAASLTMLGGSFLCCSCPNEERRGQQYYRQSQPSTAREAELLSETSFPD from the exons ATGGCTAATTCTGGATTCCAGCTTTTGGGGTACTTCTTAGCACTTGGAGGGTGGATTGGCATCATCTCAACCACAGCGCTGCCACAATGGAAGCAATCATCTTATGCTGGGGATGCCATTATTACAGCAGTTGGGCTATATGAAGGCCTTTGGATGTCCTGTGCTTcccagagcactgggcaggtgCAGTGCAAAGTCTTCGATTCAATGTTGTCATTAGATG TGCATATCCAGACATGCCGGGCTCTGATGGTAGTTTCTGTTCTGATGGGGTTCATCGCCATCATCGTCAGTGTGGTAGGAATGAAGTGCACCAGAGTTGGAGACAACAACCCGCTGACCAAGAGCCGCATCGCTGTCTCCGGCGGGGTGCTCTTCCTGCTCGCCG GGCTGTGTACACTGGTGTCAGTATCCTGGTATGCTACACAAGTGTCCCATCAGTTTTTTAATCCCAACACACCTGTAAATGCCAG GTATGAGTTTGGTTCTGCGCTTTTTGTTGGCTGGGCGGCAGCCAGCCTGACCATGTTAGGGGGGTCCTTCCTGTGCTGCTCTTGTCCTAATGAGGAGAGAAGAGGGCAGCAGTATTACCGACAATCACAGCCCTCCACAGCCAGGGA GGCTGAATTGTTGAGTGAAACTAGTTTCCCTGACTGA